In the genome of Chlamydia trachomatis A/HAR-13, one region contains:
- the murA gene encoding UDP-N-acetylglucosamine 1-carboxyvinyltransferase, producing MPGIKVFGETVLRGSVRVSGAKNATTKLLVASLLSDQRTILKNVPNIEDVRQTVDLCRVLGAIVEWDQQAQVIEIHTPRILLSKVPPQFSCVNRIPILLLGALLRRCPYGIFVPILGGDAIGPRTLHFHLEGLKKLGAEIVISDEGYWASAPNGLVGAHITLPYPSVGATENLILASVGAQGRTIIKNAALEVEIIDLIVFLQKAGMEITTDNDKTIEIFGCQDFYSVEHSIIPDKIEAASFGMAAVVSQGRIFVEQARHEHMIPFLKVLRSIGGGFSVHENGIEFFYDKPLKGGVLLETDVHPGFITDWQQPFAVLLSQSEGCSVIHETVHENRLGYLKGLVKMGAHCDLFHECLSAKSCRYSTGNHPHSAVIHGPTPLQATDLVIPDLRAGFAYVMAALITEGGASWIENTEMLDRGYTDWRGKLERLGAKVLARDSVSVYV from the coding sequence ATGCCTGGTATCAAGGTTTTTGGAGAAACGGTCTTAAGAGGATCTGTGCGCGTGTCAGGAGCTAAAAATGCTACAACTAAATTACTTGTAGCCTCCTTACTTTCGGATCAGCGAACGATTTTAAAGAACGTCCCTAATATTGAAGATGTTCGGCAAACGGTAGATCTTTGTCGGGTTTTAGGGGCGATTGTAGAGTGGGATCAGCAAGCACAAGTGATTGAAATTCACACTCCGCGCATTTTATTGTCCAAGGTTCCTCCGCAATTTTCTTGTGTTAATCGGATTCCTATTTTGCTGTTAGGAGCGTTGTTACGTCGTTGTCCTTATGGGATTTTTGTTCCTATTTTGGGAGGGGATGCTATAGGACCTCGTACGCTACATTTCCATTTAGAAGGATTGAAGAAGCTTGGAGCAGAGATAGTAATTAGTGATGAAGGCTATTGGGCTTCAGCTCCAAATGGTCTTGTTGGAGCACACATCACGTTACCCTACCCTTCTGTGGGAGCCACAGAAAACCTCATCCTTGCTTCTGTAGGGGCTCAAGGACGAACGATTATTAAGAATGCTGCTCTTGAAGTGGAAATCATTGATTTGATTGTCTTTTTACAGAAAGCAGGCATGGAGATTACAACAGATAATGATAAGACCATCGAAATTTTTGGATGTCAGGATTTCTATTCTGTTGAGCACTCCATTATTCCAGATAAAATCGAGGCTGCTTCTTTCGGTATGGCTGCGGTAGTTTCTCAGGGAAGGATCTTCGTAGAACAAGCGCGCCATGAGCATATGATCCCTTTTTTAAAGGTATTAAGATCGATAGGAGGGGGATTCTCTGTACATGAGAATGGGATCGAATTTTTCTACGATAAGCCTTTGAAAGGGGGAGTTCTTCTAGAAACGGATGTGCATCCAGGGTTTATTACAGATTGGCAACAACCTTTTGCCGTATTGCTCTCTCAGTCAGAAGGTTGTTCGGTGATCCATGAGACAGTGCATGAGAATCGTCTTGGGTATTTGAAAGGTTTGGTAAAAATGGGAGCGCATTGTGATTTATTTCACGAGTGTTTGAGTGCTAAGTCGTGTCGCTATTCTACAGGGAATCATCCTCATAGCGCAGTCATTCATGGTCCGACTCCTTTGCAGGCAACAGACTTAGTGATTCCTGATTTGCGCGCAGGATTTGCTTATGTCATGGCCGCACTCATTACAGAAGGCGGAGCCTCATGGATTGAGAATACCGAGATGCTGGATCGAGGGTACACTGATTGGCGAGGGAAATTAGAAAGATTAGGAGCTAAGGTTTTAGCGCGAGACTCAGTATCTGTGTATGTTTAA
- a CDS encoding phosphatidate cytidylyltransferase, which produces MFDSDHNSIFQSDLCQRLVVHSILLTFLVILLCTSLYPSSAFIVGLLSSACAALGTYEMGAMVRIKFPFSFTRYSALGSAIFIALTCLTARCKMYFPEHIDLLPWFFLFFWTIRLVFKSRHYKLGPIGSTGLALFCMLYVSVPIRLFLHILYGFVHTDTPFVGIWWAIFLIATTKSSDIFSYFFGKAFGKKRIAPVISPNKTVVGFIAGCCGSILVSLLFYSHLPKAFADQIAVPWILVALGTVLGVSGFFGDIIESTFKRDAQIKNSSDLESIGGMLDVLDSLLLSTPIVYAILLITQNGTFLG; this is translated from the coding sequence ATGTTCGATTCGGATCATAATTCCATTTTTCAAAGCGATTTGTGTCAGCGTCTGGTCGTCCACTCGATTCTTCTTACTTTCCTTGTCATTCTTCTCTGTACATCTTTATATCCCAGCTCAGCCTTTATTGTAGGGCTTCTTTCCTCCGCTTGCGCAGCTCTAGGAACATATGAGATGGGGGCTATGGTTAGAATCAAGTTTCCATTTTCTTTCACACGCTATAGTGCATTAGGATCCGCTATTTTCATTGCTCTGACCTGTCTTACAGCTCGTTGTAAAATGTATTTTCCAGAGCATATAGACCTACTTCCTTGGTTCTTTCTCTTCTTTTGGACGATTCGCTTAGTATTTAAAAGTCGCCATTATAAACTTGGTCCCATAGGCTCAACTGGGCTCGCGTTGTTTTGTATGCTTTATGTATCAGTCCCTATCCGCTTGTTCCTCCACATTTTGTATGGGTTTGTGCATACCGATACTCCATTTGTAGGAATTTGGTGGGCGATTTTTCTTATCGCTACAACAAAAAGCTCTGATATTTTTAGTTACTTCTTTGGAAAAGCTTTTGGGAAAAAACGCATTGCACCAGTCATTAGCCCGAACAAAACAGTAGTAGGCTTCATTGCTGGTTGCTGTGGATCTATCTTGGTTAGCCTTCTTTTCTACTCCCATCTTCCTAAAGCCTTTGCTGATCAGATTGCGGTGCCTTGGATCCTCGTTGCTTTAGGTACTGTGTTGGGCGTTAGTGGATTCTTTGGAGACATTATCGAATCTACGTTCAAACGGGATGCACAGATTAAGAACAGCAGTGATCTGGAGTCTATCGGAGGAATGCTAGATGTGCTAGACTCCTTGCTTCTTTCGACTCCTATCGTTTACGCTATCCTCCTTATCACTCAAAATGGGACATTTTTAGGATGA
- the cmk gene encoding (d)CMP kinase, whose translation MIITIDGPSGTGKSTLAKALAQTLQFLYCNTGAMYRTLAYARLQPDWQEVPLEDFLASPPFSFSFSKDSPLQAFYGDHLLTSELSSQEVANFASLFSKEPLVRAYMQTLQKQYATVGNCVFEGRDMGSKVFPHAEVKIFLTAKPEIRAERRLKDLPQGSLSKEALMAELIARDQADQQRECDPLVIPQDATVIDSSDLTISQILEKILPLIPSHLT comes from the coding sequence ATGATCATCACTATAGATGGGCCGTCAGGAACTGGAAAAAGTACGCTAGCAAAAGCTTTGGCTCAAACGCTGCAGTTTCTTTACTGCAACACAGGTGCCATGTATCGAACGCTTGCCTACGCTCGCCTCCAGCCTGATTGGCAAGAAGTCCCATTAGAAGATTTTCTTGCTTCACCTCCTTTTTCTTTCTCCTTTTCTAAAGATTCTCCTTTACAAGCTTTCTATGGAGATCACCTTCTCACTTCCGAGTTAAGCTCTCAAGAAGTAGCGAATTTTGCATCGCTCTTCTCTAAGGAGCCTCTAGTTCGAGCCTACATGCAAACCTTACAAAAGCAATACGCGACAGTAGGGAATTGTGTATTTGAAGGCCGCGATATGGGCTCGAAAGTGTTCCCCCATGCTGAAGTAAAAATCTTCTTAACAGCTAAACCAGAGATTCGTGCAGAACGACGCCTAAAAGACCTCCCTCAAGGTTCCTTGTCTAAAGAGGCTTTAATGGCAGAACTCATTGCTCGTGACCAAGCAGATCAACAAAGAGAGTGCGATCCTCTTGTGATCCCTCAAGATGCCACAGTTATTGACTCTTCTGATTTGACAATAAGCCAAATTCTGGAGAAAATCCTACCTTTGATACCCTCCCATTTAACATGA
- the argS gene encoding arginine--tRNA ligase, which translates to MTTLLSFLTSLCSAAIHQAFPELEELTLDITPSTKEHFGHYQCNDAMKLARVLRKSPRAIAESIVAHIPPAPFSSIEIAGAGFINFTFSKEFLASQLQTFSKELANGFRAASPQKVIIDFSSPNIAKDMHVGHLRSTIIGDCLARCFSFVGHDVLRLNHIGDWGTAFGMLITYLQETSQEAIHQLEDLTALYKKAHARFAEDSEFKKRSQHNVVALQSGDAQALALWKQICSVSEKSFQTIYSILDVELHTRGESFYNPFLAEVVADLESKNLVTLSDGAKCVFHEAFSIPLMIQKSDGGYNYATTDVAAMRYRIQQDQADRILIVTDSGQSLHFQLLEATCLAAGYLPSKGIFSHVGFGLVLDTQGRKFKTRSGENIKLRELLDTAVEKAKESLKAHRPDISEEELAYQGPILGINAIKYADLSSHRINDYVFSFEKMLRFEGNTAMSLLYAYVRIQGIKRRMGLESLPQEEPLAIHEPAEEALALTLLRFPEILDLTLRELCPHFLTDYLYALTNKFNAFFRDCHIEGSDSQQERLYLCGLTERTLSTGMHLLGLKTLNHL; encoded by the coding sequence ATGACAACACTTCTTTCTTTTCTGACTTCGCTATGTTCTGCAGCGATTCATCAAGCCTTCCCTGAGTTGGAAGAGCTAACCTTAGACATCACTCCCTCTACTAAGGAGCATTTTGGACATTATCAATGTAACGATGCAATGAAACTTGCACGTGTATTACGCAAATCCCCTCGTGCCATTGCCGAATCGATCGTTGCGCATATTCCTCCCGCTCCTTTTTCCTCTATAGAGATTGCAGGAGCTGGATTTATCAATTTTACTTTCTCAAAAGAATTCCTAGCTAGTCAGCTCCAAACCTTCTCAAAAGAATTAGCAAATGGGTTTCGTGCTGCGTCTCCTCAAAAAGTTATTATTGATTTTTCTTCTCCTAATATTGCTAAAGATATGCATGTAGGCCATCTGCGCTCCACGATTATCGGAGATTGTTTAGCACGATGCTTTTCCTTTGTCGGCCATGACGTCTTACGCTTAAACCATATTGGAGATTGGGGTACAGCTTTTGGTATGCTAATCACCTATCTGCAAGAGACCTCTCAGGAGGCGATTCATCAACTAGAAGATCTCACTGCATTATATAAAAAAGCTCACGCGCGTTTCGCAGAAGACTCTGAATTTAAAAAACGCTCCCAACATAACGTTGTAGCCTTACAATCCGGAGATGCTCAAGCTCTTGCACTATGGAAACAAATCTGTTCCGTTTCTGAGAAATCCTTTCAGACAATCTACTCGATTTTGGATGTTGAGCTCCATACACGCGGCGAATCATTTTATAATCCTTTCCTAGCAGAGGTTGTCGCAGACTTAGAATCTAAAAACCTTGTCACGCTTTCTGATGGCGCAAAATGCGTATTCCATGAAGCCTTCTCTATTCCTCTCATGATTCAAAAGAGTGATGGCGGATACAATTACGCAACAACCGATGTCGCAGCTATGCGCTATCGCATCCAACAAGATCAGGCCGATAGAATTCTTATCGTTACAGACTCAGGACAATCCTTACACTTCCAGCTTCTAGAAGCAACGTGCTTAGCAGCAGGCTATCTTCCTTCTAAAGGGATCTTTTCACATGTAGGATTCGGACTTGTCTTGGATACTCAAGGAAGAAAATTCAAAACACGTTCGGGAGAGAACATCAAATTACGAGAACTTCTCGATACAGCAGTGGAAAAAGCGAAAGAGTCTCTAAAAGCACATCGTCCAGACATCTCAGAAGAAGAACTGGCATATCAAGGCCCTATCCTTGGTATTAATGCAATTAAATATGCAGACCTTTCTTCTCATAGAATCAATGACTACGTGTTCTCTTTCGAGAAGATGCTCCGCTTCGAAGGAAATACAGCGATGTCTCTCCTGTACGCCTATGTACGTATCCAAGGAATTAAACGCAGAATGGGATTAGAATCTCTGCCTCAAGAAGAGCCTCTTGCTATTCATGAGCCTGCAGAAGAAGCGTTAGCACTTACTCTTTTACGTTTCCCTGAAATTTTGGACCTCACCCTTAGAGAACTCTGTCCTCATTTCCTAACTGACTATCTCTATGCACTCACCAATAAGTTCAATGCTTTCTTCCGCGATTGCCATATCGAAGGATCCGATTCTCAGCAAGAACGTCTTTATCTCTGCGGACTTACCGAACGAACGCTATCAACAGGTATGCACTTACTAGGTCTTAAAACCTTGAATCACCTGTAA
- a CDS encoding isoprenyl transferase, whose translation MSLALEQATLIQENLPQGNSLPRHIAIIMDGNRRWQRKHEQFCQKRAISGHRQGADSIPQIVDTALHLGVEALTLFAFSTENFSRSKSEVAELFSLFNSQLRSKLSFLHDREIRLRCIGDLSKLPQELQNNIEQASSATAHYSRMELIFAINYGSKDELVRAFKELHQDLASKKISVNDISEELISSYLDTSGLPDPDLLIRTGGEMRVSNFLLWQIAYTELYVTDVLWPDFTANDLLEAIKTYQQRSRRGGK comes from the coding sequence ATGTCTTTAGCTTTAGAACAGGCGACCCTAATTCAAGAAAATCTTCCGCAAGGGAATTCCCTCCCTAGACATATCGCCATCATCATGGATGGGAATCGTCGTTGGCAAAGAAAACATGAACAATTTTGTCAGAAACGTGCTATATCTGGCCACCGTCAGGGAGCTGATAGCATTCCACAAATTGTTGACACGGCTTTACACCTAGGGGTGGAGGCTCTTACGCTATTTGCTTTCTCTACAGAAAATTTCTCTAGATCGAAATCGGAAGTCGCAGAATTATTTTCTTTATTCAACTCGCAGTTGCGCAGCAAGCTCTCTTTCCTACATGATCGGGAGATCCGATTACGGTGTATTGGCGACTTATCGAAACTTCCTCAAGAATTACAAAACAACATTGAGCAAGCCTCCTCCGCGACAGCTCATTACTCCCGCATGGAGTTAATTTTTGCGATTAATTACGGAAGTAAAGACGAACTTGTTCGCGCATTCAAAGAATTACATCAGGATCTTGCAAGTAAAAAAATCTCGGTCAACGACATTTCTGAAGAGCTTATCAGCTCCTACTTAGACACTTCTGGCCTTCCTGACCCAGATTTGCTTATTCGTACGGGAGGTGAAATGCGTGTCAGTAATTTTCTCTTATGGCAAATAGCCTATACAGAACTTTATGTAACAGACGTGTTATGGCCTGATTTCACAGCCAATGACTTGCTAGAAGCGATTAAAACATACCAACAACGATCAAGGCGCGGAGGTAAATAA
- the tarP gene encoding type III secretion system actin-recruiting effector Tarp: MTNSISGNQPAVTTFTSSTTSASGASGSLGASSVSTTANATVTQTANATNSAATSSIQTTGETVVNYTNSASAPTVTVSTSSSSTQATATSNKTSQAVAGKITSPDTSESSETSSTSSSDHIPSDYDDVGSNNGDISSNYDDAAADYELIRTTENIYESIGGSRTSGPENTSGGAAAALNSLRGSSYSNYDDAAADYELIRTTENIYESIGGSRTSGPENTSGGAAAALNSLRGSSYSNYDDAAADYEPIRTTENIYESIGGSRTSGPENTSGGAAAAALNSLRGSSYTTGPRNEGVFGPGPEGLPDMSLPSYDPTNKTSLLTFLSNPHVKSKMLENSGHFVFIDTDRSSFILVPNGNWDQVCSIKVQNGKTKEDLDIKDLENMCAKFCTGFNKFSGDWDSLVEPMVSAKAGVASGGNLPNTVIINNKFKTCVAYGPWNSQETSSDHTPSAWRRGHQVDFGGIFEKVNDFNKINWGTQAGPSSEDDGISFSNETPGAGPAAAPSPTPSSIPVINVNVNVGGTNVNIGDTNVNTTNTTPTTQSTDASTDTSDIDDINTNNQTDDINTTDKDSDGAGGVNGDISETESSSGDDSGSVSSSESDKNASVGNDGPAMKDILSAVRKHLDVVYPGDNGGSTEGPLQANQTLGDVIRDMETTGTSKETVVSGNSGSAESISSDDTTDDDSGGSARGVSGDRSSTEPSSGDGPGGASASGSGGKGASVVNDGPSGPDVLAAVRKHLDAVYPGENGGSTEGPLQANQTLGDVISDVENKGSAQDTKLSGNTGAGDDDPTTTAAVGNGAEEITLSDTDSGIGDDVSDTASSSGDESGGVSSPSSGSNKNTSVGNDGPSGLDILAAVRKHLDKVYPGDNGGSTEEPLPANQTLGDIVQDMETIGTSQETVVSPWKGSTSSTGSAGGSGSVQTLLPSPPPTPSTTTLRTGTGATTTSLMMGGPIKADIITTGGGGRIPGGGTLEKLLPHIRAHLDISFDAQGDLVSTEEPQLGSIVNKFRQETGSGGIVTFVESAPGKPGSAQVLTGTGGDKGNLFQAAAAVTQALGNVAGKVNLAIQGQKLSSLVNDDGKGSVGRDLFQAAAQTTQVLSSLIDTVG; this comes from the coding sequence ATGACGAATTCTATATCAGGTAATCAACCTGCTGTTACAACTTTTACATCATCAACCACTTCGGCATCAGGTGCTTCCGGATCTCTGGGAGCTTCTTCTGTATCTACTACCGCAAACGCTACAGTTACACAAACAGCAAACGCAACAAATTCAGCGGCTACATCTTCTATCCAAACGACTGGAGAGACTGTAGTAAACTATACGAATTCAGCCTCCGCCCCCACTGTAACTGTATCGACCTCCTCTTCTTCCACACAAGCCACAGCCACTTCGAATAAAACTTCCCAAGCCGTTGCTGGAAAAATCACTTCTCCAGATACTTCAGAAAGCTCAGAAACTAGCTCTACCTCATCAAGCGATCATATCCCTAGCGATTACGATGACGTAGGTAGTAACAACGGAGATATCAGTAGCAATTATGACGATGCTGCTGCTGATTACGAGCTGATAAGAACTACTGAAAATATTTATGAGAGTATTGGTGGCTCTAGAACAAGTGGCCCAGAAAATACGAGTGGTGGTGCAGCAGCAGCACTCAATTCTCTAAGAGGCTCCTCCTACAGCAATTATGACGATGCTGCTGCTGATTACGAGCTGATAAGAACTACTGAAAATATTTATGAGAGTATTGGTGGCTCTAGAACAAGTGGCCCAGAAAATACGAGTGGTGGTGCAGCAGCAGCACTCAATTCTCTAAGAGGCTCCTCCTACAGCAATTATGACGATGCTGCTGCTGATTACGAGCCGATAAGAACTACTGAAAATATTTATGAGAGTATTGGTGGCTCTAGAACAAGTGGCCCAGAAAATACGAGTGGTGGTGCAGCAGCAGCAGCACTCAATTCTCTAAGAGGCTCCTCCTACACAACAGGGCCTCGTAACGAGGGTGTATTCGGCCCTGGACCGGAAGGACTACCAGACATGTCTCTTCCTTCATACGATCCTACAAATAAAACCTCGTTATTGACTTTCCTCTCCAACCCTCATGTAAAGTCGAAAATGCTTGAAAACTCGGGGCATTTCGTCTTCATTGATACAGATAGAAGTAGTTTCATTCTTGTTCCTAACGGAAATTGGGATCAAGTCTGTTCAATTAAAGTTCAAAATGGAAAGACCAAAGAAGATCTCGACATCAAAGACTTGGAAAACATGTGTGCAAAATTCTGTACAGGGTTTAACAAATTCTCTGGTGACTGGGACAGTCTTGTAGAACCTATGGTGTCAGCCAAAGCTGGAGTGGCCAGCGGAGGCAATCTTCCCAATACAGTGATTATCAATAATAAATTCAAAACTTGCGTTGCTTATGGTCCTTGGAATAGCCAGGAAACAAGTTCTGATCATACACCTTCTGCTTGGAGACGTGGTCATCAAGTAGATTTTGGAGGAATTTTTGAGAAAGTCAACGACTTTAATAAAATCAACTGGGGAACTCAAGCCGGGCCTAGTAGCGAAGACGATGGCATTTCCTTCTCCAATGAAACTCCTGGAGCTGGTCCTGCAGCTGCTCCATCACCAACGCCATCCTCTATTCCTGTCATCAATGTCAATGTCAATGTTGGCGGAACTAATGTGAATATTGGAGATACGAATGTCAACACGACTAACACCACACCAACAACTCAATCTACAGACGCCTCTACAGATACAAGCGATATCGATGACATAAATACCAACAACCAAACTGATGATATCAATACGACAGACAAAGACTCTGACGGAGCTGGTGGAGTCAATGGCGATATATCCGAAACAGAATCCTCTTCTGGAGATGATTCAGGAAGTGTCTCTTCCTCAGAATCAGACAAGAATGCCTCTGTCGGAAATGACGGACCTGCTATGAAAGATATCCTTTCTGCCGTGCGTAAACACCTAGACGTCGTTTACCCTGGCGACAATGGCGGTTCTACAGAAGGGCCTCTCCAAGCTAACCAAACTCTCGGAGACGTTATCCGTGATATGGAAACAACAGGGACTTCCAAAGAAACCGTCGTATCTGGAAATTCTGGATCTGCAGAAAGCATCTCTTCTGATGATACTACCGATGATGACTCTGGTGGATCAGCAAGAGGCGTCAGTGGAGATCGATCTAGCACAGAACCATCGTCTGGCGATGGCCCAGGGGGAGCTTCTGCATCAGGATCCGGAGGTAAAGGTGCATCGGTTGTCAATGATGGGCCTTCTGGACCAGATGTCCTCGCTGCTGTGCGTAAACATTTAGATGCCGTTTATCCTGGCGAAAACGGTGGTTCCACAGAAGGACCTCTCCAAGCTAACCAAACTCTCGGAGACGTAATCTCTGATGTAGAGAATAAAGGCTCTGCTCAGGATACAAAATTATCAGGAAATACAGGAGCTGGGGATGACGATCCAACAACCACAGCTGCTGTAGGTAATGGAGCGGAAGAGATCACTCTTTCCGACACAGATTCTGGTATCGGAGATGATGTATCCGATACAGCGTCTTCATCTGGGGATGAATCCGGAGGAGTCTCCTCTCCCTCTTCAGGATCCAATAAAAATACTTCCGTTGGAAATGACGGACCTTCTGGACTAGATATCCTCGCTGCCGTACGTAAACATTTAGATAAGGTTTACCCTGGCGACAATGGTGGTTCTACAGAAGAACCTCTCCCAGCTAACCAAACTCTTGGAGATATCGTCCAGGATATGGAAACAATAGGGACATCCCAAGAAACCGTTGTATCCCCATGGAAAGGAAGCACTTCTTCAACGGGATCAGCAGGAGGAAGTGGTAGCGTACAAACACTACTGCCTTCACCACCTCCAACCCCATCAACTACAACATTAAGAACGGGCACAGGAGCTACCACCACATCCTTGATGATGGGAGGACCAATCAAAGCTGACATAATAACAACTGGTGGCGGAGGACGAATTCCTGGAGGAGGAACGTTAGAAAAGCTGCTCCCTCATATACGTGCGCACTTAGACATATCCTTTGATGCGCAAGGCGATCTCGTAAGTACTGAAGAGCCTCAGCTTGGCTCGATTGTAAACAAATTCCGCCAAGAAACTGGTTCAGGAGGAATCGTAACTTTCGTTGAGAGTGCTCCAGGCAAGCCGGGATCTGCACAGGTCTTAACGGGTACAGGGGGAGATAAAGGCAACCTATTCCAAGCAGCTGCCGCAGTCACCCAAGCCTTAGGAAATGTTGCAGGGAAAGTCAACCTTGCGATACAAGGCCAAAAACTATCATCCCTAGTCAATGACGACGGGAAGGGGTCTGTTGGAAGAGATTTATTCCAAGCAGCAGCCCAAACAACTCAAGTGCTAAGCTCACTG
- a CDS encoding lysophospholipid acyltransferase family protein, with the protein MIFTIAKSLVRLLFPLFYRRKILRSKASATVKGAAIIAANHVSFLDPIIIPLAFPGKLYQLAKSGLFSNSFTNRLFRELGCYPISRNAGNAAAFKAALNIFSHGGRLIIYPEGTRHADGEIHQGKVGVGMLAIKGNVPVIPVYVAGTFEAFGKNQKFPKLWRTLTTVIGSPISFQDLIDNPAIDKKEAYQLATDRIMTKITELRTWFQQGCIGEIP; encoded by the coding sequence ATGATTTTTACTATCGCCAAAAGCCTTGTTCGCTTACTGTTCCCTCTGTTTTACAGAAGAAAAATCCTGAGGTCGAAAGCAAGCGCTACCGTGAAAGGAGCCGCTATTATTGCAGCGAATCATGTTTCCTTTCTTGACCCCATCATAATCCCTTTAGCTTTCCCAGGGAAATTGTATCAGCTAGCTAAGTCCGGACTGTTTTCTAATTCATTCACTAACAGGCTTTTCCGTGAATTAGGATGCTACCCAATTAGCAGAAACGCTGGAAATGCTGCGGCCTTTAAAGCTGCTCTAAATATCTTTTCCCATGGAGGGAGGCTCATCATTTACCCCGAAGGAACCCGTCATGCCGACGGAGAAATTCATCAAGGCAAAGTAGGCGTGGGTATGCTGGCTATCAAAGGCAATGTCCCTGTTATTCCCGTTTACGTGGCAGGAACTTTCGAAGCCTTCGGCAAGAACCAAAAATTTCCTAAGCTTTGGAGAACTTTGACTACTGTAATAGGCTCGCCTATTTCATTCCAAGACCTCATAGATAACCCTGCTATTGATAAAAAAGAGGCTTACCAATTAGCAACTGACCGCATTATGACCAAGATCACCGAACTTCGTACTTGGTTCCAACAAGGATGCATTGGAGAAATCCCCTAG